The Deltaproteobacteria bacterium genome contains the following window.
CTCCCGAATCTCGTCTTCAGGGTATCGGGGAAGTTCTCGAATTTCAATGATGCCGGACACTTCATTTTTCCAGAACACCGAAGGGCAGAGTTCCAGGCACGTTCCGCAATCAGAGCACTCGCGGATGTCTATGACCGGAACCCTTCTCATGTCTGTATTCCCTATTTGATCCCGAATGGAACGAATTAAACGAGTGGACAAAGAAAGAGGCCAACCGGCGTTGCCCGGGTTCCCAAAAACAGCTTCGTGGGCACGAGAGGCAATGCGATTCCGGGCCCCTGATGCTGGGGATGCGGGTCTATTAGATTTTCCCCCCAGCCTCAGGCCTTATGCCTTGCACCTGACGCCTCACTCAGGCAACGCCGCCGCGATCTTCTTCG
Protein-coding sequences here:
- a CDS encoding ferredoxin, whose product is MRRVPVIDIRECSDCGTCLELCPSVFWKNEVSGIIEIRELPRYPEDEIREAMSCCPKDCITWEQGD